The Streptomyces sp. NBC_01353 genome contains a region encoding:
- a CDS encoding MoaD/ThiS family protein codes for MAAGTIRYWAAAKAAAGVAEEPYTAGTLAEALETAREKHPGELVRVLQRCSFLVDGDPVGTRAHETVRLAEGGTVEVLPPFAGG; via the coding sequence ATGGCAGCGGGAACCATCCGCTACTGGGCCGCGGCCAAGGCCGCCGCCGGTGTCGCCGAGGAGCCGTACACCGCCGGGACCCTGGCCGAGGCGCTGGAGACGGCCCGCGAGAAGCACCCGGGCGAGCTCGTCCGGGTACTCCAGCGGTGTTCGTTCCTCGTCGACGGTGACCCCGTCGGGACCCGTGCCCATGAGACGGTACGGCTTGCCGAGGGCGGCACGGTCGAGGTGCTCCCGCCGTTCGCAGGAGGGTGA
- a CDS encoding response regulator transcription factor: protein MTGPVNEGDRILIVDDEPAVREALRRSLAFEGYGTEEAVDGVDALARMESYAPDLVVLDVQMPRMDGLTAARRIRASGSTVPILMLTARDTVGDRVTGLDAGADDYLVKPFELDELFARIRALLRRSSYASTVEAQPEGDVLSFGDLRMDLATREVTRAGRPVELTRTEFTLLEMFLAHPRQVLTREQILKAVWGFDFEPSSNSLDVYVMYLRRKTEAGGEPRLVHTVRGVGYVLRGGGPE from the coding sequence ATGACTGGCCCGGTGAATGAAGGCGACCGCATCCTCATCGTCGACGACGAGCCCGCCGTGCGGGAGGCGCTGCGGCGCAGCCTGGCCTTCGAGGGGTACGGGACCGAGGAGGCCGTCGACGGGGTCGACGCGCTCGCCCGGATGGAGTCGTACGCCCCCGATCTCGTCGTGCTCGACGTGCAGATGCCCCGGATGGACGGGCTGACGGCGGCGCGCCGGATCCGGGCGTCCGGCTCGACCGTGCCGATCCTGATGCTGACGGCGCGGGACACGGTCGGCGACCGGGTGACGGGGCTCGACGCGGGCGCCGACGACTACCTGGTGAAGCCGTTCGAGCTGGACGAGCTGTTCGCCAGGATCCGGGCCCTGCTGCGTCGCAGCTCGTACGCGAGCACCGTCGAGGCGCAGCCCGAGGGCGATGTGCTGAGCTTCGGCGATCTGCGGATGGACCTGGCGACCCGCGAGGTGACGCGGGCCGGGCGGCCGGTGGAGCTGACGCGGACGGAGTTCACGCTCCTGGAGATGTTCCTGGCGCATCCGCGCCAGGTGCTGACGCGCGAGCAGATCCTGAAGGCGGTGTGGGGCTTCGACTTCGAGCCGAGCTCGAACTCCCTGGACGTGTACGTGATGTATCTGCGGCGGAAGACGGAGGCCGGCGGCGAGCCGCGCCTGGTGCACACGGTGCGGGGCGTGGGGTACGTCCTGCGCGGCGGAGGCCCGGAGTGA
- a CDS encoding trypsin-like peptidase domain-containing protein yields MTDFQQPQQQPYYPPQPPRPPYDPTQPVTTEPGTTIWPSGGHVPPPVGPPAAGPAHAAPEPRRRAKRGVGLLAAVAIAAAAVGGGTATLIQQLTADDTARASGVSGTNVSASSKGTVAGVAEAVSPSIVEISANSTSGKSTGSGVIITGDGEIVTNNHVISGASEISVQLSTGKSYAAKVVGTDPDKDLALIKLEGASGLKAATLGDSDDVKVGDQVVAIGSPEGLTGTVTSGIVSALDRDVTVAKDEGQDQQQQQQQQYDPRQGWPFEFGGQQFNGDTGSSKTTYKAIQTDASLNPGNSGGALINMNGEIIGINSAMYSPSASSGSAAGSVGLGFAIPVNTLKADLDNLRSGDRN; encoded by the coding sequence ATGACGGACTTCCAGCAGCCGCAGCAGCAGCCGTACTACCCACCGCAGCCCCCGCGGCCCCCGTACGACCCGACGCAGCCGGTCACGACGGAGCCGGGCACCACGATCTGGCCGTCCGGCGGGCATGTACCGCCCCCGGTCGGACCCCCCGCCGCCGGTCCCGCCCATGCCGCCCCCGAGCCGCGCCGCCGTGCCAAGCGGGGCGTCGGGCTCCTCGCGGCCGTGGCGATCGCCGCGGCCGCCGTCGGTGGCGGCACCGCGACGCTGATCCAGCAGCTCACCGCGGACGACACCGCGCGGGCGTCCGGCGTGAGCGGGACGAACGTCTCCGCGAGCAGCAAGGGCACGGTCGCCGGCGTCGCCGAGGCCGTCTCCCCGTCGATCGTGGAGATCTCCGCGAACTCCACGTCCGGCAAGTCCACCGGCTCCGGCGTGATCATCACCGGCGACGGCGAGATCGTCACCAACAACCACGTCATCTCCGGCGCCTCCGAGATCAGCGTGCAGCTGTCCACCGGCAAGTCGTACGCGGCGAAGGTCGTCGGCACGGACCCCGACAAGGACCTGGCGCTGATCAAGCTGGAGGGCGCGTCCGGGCTGAAGGCGGCCACGCTCGGCGACTCCGACGACGTCAAGGTCGGCGACCAGGTCGTGGCGATCGGCTCCCCCGAGGGCCTGACCGGCACGGTCACCAGCGGCATCGTCTCCGCACTCGACCGCGATGTGACCGTGGCCAAGGACGAGGGCCAGGACCAGCAGCAGCAGCAGCAGCAGCAGTACGACCCTCGACAGGGCTGGCCCTTCGAGTTCGGCGGGCAGCAGTTCAACGGTGACACCGGCTCGTCGAAGACGACGTACAAGGCGATCCAGACCGACGCCTCGCTCAACCCGGGGAATTCCGGCGGCGCGCTGATCAATATGAACGGCGAGATCATCGGGATCAATTCGGCCATGTATTCGCCGAGTGCGTCGAGCGGTTCTGCGGCCGGCAGCGTCGGCCTCGGATTCGCCATCCCGGTGAACACTCTCAAGGCCGACCTGGACAACCTCCGGTCCGGTGACCGCAACTGA
- a CDS encoding response regulator transcription factor yields the protein MSSLLLLTNALQPSTEVLPALGLLLHNVRVAPAEGPALVDTPGADVILIDGRRDLPQVRSLCQLLRSTGPGCPLILVVTEGGLAAVTADWGIDDVLLDTAGPAEVEARLRLAMGRQQIVSDDSPMEIRNGDLSVDEATYSAKLKGRVLDLTFKEFELLKYLAQHPGRVFTRAQLLQEVWGYDYFGGTRTVDVHVRRLRAKLGPEHESLIGTVRNVGYRFVTPEKVERAAEEARAKEEARVKGAARDVTPAEDRNVVEATVRPAGR from the coding sequence ATGAGCTCACTGCTGCTCCTCACCAACGCACTCCAGCCGTCGACCGAGGTGCTTCCCGCACTCGGCCTGCTGTTGCACAACGTGCGGGTGGCTCCCGCCGAGGGCCCCGCCCTCGTGGACACCCCCGGCGCGGACGTCATCCTGATCGACGGCCGGCGCGACCTCCCGCAGGTGCGCAGCCTCTGTCAGCTGCTCCGCTCCACCGGGCCCGGCTGCCCGCTGATCCTCGTCGTCACGGAGGGCGGTCTCGCGGCCGTCACCGCCGACTGGGGCATCGACGACGTCCTCCTGGACACCGCGGGACCGGCCGAGGTCGAGGCCCGGCTGCGGCTCGCGATGGGCCGCCAGCAGATCGTCTCCGACGACTCTCCGATGGAGATCCGCAACGGCGACCTGTCGGTCGACGAGGCGACGTACAGCGCCAAGCTCAAGGGCCGGGTCCTGGACCTGACCTTCAAGGAGTTCGAGCTCCTGAAGTACCTCGCGCAGCACCCGGGCCGGGTCTTCACCCGCGCCCAGCTCCTCCAGGAGGTATGGGGGTACGACTACTTCGGCGGCACCCGAACGGTGGACGTCCACGTACGGCGTCTGCGGGCCAAGCTCGGCCCCGAGCACGAGTCGCTGATCGGCACCGTCCGCAACGTCGGCTACCGCTTCGTCACCCCGGAAAAGGTGGAGCGGGCGGCCGAGGAGGCACGGGCGAAGGAAGAGGCCCGGGTCAAGGGCGCCGCGCGTGATGTCACCCCTGCGGAGGACCGGAACGTGGTGGAAGCCACAGTGCGACCTGCCGGTAGGTAG
- a CDS encoding LacI family DNA-binding transcriptional regulator, with translation MAKVTRDDVARLAGTSTAVVSYVINNGPRPVAPATRERVLAAIKELGYRPDRVAQAMASRRTDLIGMIVPDARQPFFAEMAHAVEQAAAERGKMVLVGNSDYRDEREVHYLRAFLGMRVSGLILVSQGMSERAASEIEAWDARVVLLHERPEALDDVAVVTDDIGGAQLATRHLLEHGHPYVACLGGIPNTPAVGDPVADHEEGWRRAMLEAGRSIEGRLFEAPYNRYDAYQIALKILSGPDRPPAIFCSTDDQAFGVLRAARELRIDVPTELAVAGFDDVKEAALTDPPLTTISSDRPAMARAAVDLVLDDSLRVAGSKRERVKQFPSALIVRRSCGCG, from the coding sequence GTGGCCAAGGTGACGCGGGATGACGTAGCTCGACTGGCGGGTACTTCGACCGCGGTCGTGAGTTACGTCATCAACAACGGACCCCGGCCGGTTGCCCCGGCCACGCGCGAGCGTGTCCTCGCCGCCATCAAGGAGCTGGGCTACCGGCCCGACCGGGTGGCCCAGGCGATGGCGTCCCGCCGCACGGACCTCATAGGCATGATCGTCCCGGACGCGCGGCAGCCGTTCTTCGCGGAGATGGCGCACGCCGTCGAACAGGCCGCCGCCGAGCGCGGGAAGATGGTCCTGGTCGGCAATTCGGACTACCGCGACGAGCGCGAGGTGCACTACCTGCGCGCCTTTCTCGGGATGCGGGTCTCCGGGCTGATCCTGGTCAGCCAGGGCATGAGCGAGCGGGCCGCGAGCGAGATCGAGGCCTGGGACGCCCGGGTGGTGCTGCTGCACGAGCGGCCCGAGGCGCTGGACGACGTCGCCGTCGTCACCGACGACATCGGCGGCGCCCAGCTCGCTACCCGTCACCTCCTGGAGCACGGGCACCCGTACGTGGCGTGCCTCGGCGGCATCCCGAACACCCCGGCGGTCGGCGACCCGGTCGCGGACCACGAGGAGGGCTGGCGCCGCGCGATGCTGGAGGCCGGCCGGTCGATCGAGGGCCGGCTCTTCGAGGCCCCGTACAACCGCTACGACGCCTACCAGATCGCCCTGAAGATCCTTTCCGGCCCGGACAGGCCGCCGGCCATCTTCTGCTCCACCGACGACCAGGCCTTCGGTGTGCTGCGCGCCGCGCGCGAACTGCGCATCGACGTGCCGACGGAGCTGGCGGTGGCGGGCTTCGACGACGTGAAGGAGGCGGCCCTCACGGATCCGCCGCTCACGACGATCTCCTCCGACCGCCCGGCCATGGCCCGGGCAGCGGTGGATCTGGTTCTGGACGACTCGCTGCGGGTGGCCGGTTCGAAGCGCGAGCGGGTGAAGCAGTTCCCCTCTGCCCTGATCGTCCGCCGCTCCTGCGGCTGCGGCTGA
- a CDS encoding alpha/beta fold hydrolase — translation MSSKAEGRFHIVDVSWTTSGSQRATLLTDDGVRIEAVYERYTRGVTDTAVVLAHGFTGSADRPAVRRAAKALAGHAAVVTFSFRGHGRSGGRSTVGDREVLDLAAAVRWARERGHARVVTLGFSMGGSIVLRHAALERDTGGHTDAVAAVSAPARWYYRGTPPMRRVHWVITRPMGRLVGRYGLRTRIDNRDWDPVPLSPVEAVPMIAPTPLLIVHGDRDPYFPVDHPRMLAEAGGCELWLERGMGHAENAADEELLARLGDWLTRR, via the coding sequence ATGAGTTCCAAGGCTGAGGGCCGATTTCACATCGTGGATGTTTCCTGGACCACATCCGGCTCCCAGCGTGCCACTTTGCTCACCGACGACGGTGTCCGTATCGAGGCTGTTTACGAACGGTATACGCGCGGTGTCACGGATACGGCCGTCGTCCTGGCCCACGGCTTCACCGGGTCGGCCGACCGGCCCGCCGTCCGCCGTGCGGCGAAGGCGCTCGCCGGGCACGCGGCCGTCGTCACGTTCTCCTTCCGGGGGCACGGCCGTTCGGGTGGTCGCTCCACCGTCGGCGACCGGGAGGTCCTCGATCTCGCCGCCGCGGTGCGCTGGGCCCGGGAGCGCGGCCACGCGCGCGTGGTGACCCTCGGCTTCTCCATGGGCGGCTCGATCGTCCTGCGCCACGCGGCCCTGGAGCGGGACACCGGCGGACACACCGACGCGGTCGCCGCCGTCAGCGCGCCCGCCCGGTGGTACTACCGGGGTACGCCCCCGATGCGACGGGTCCACTGGGTGATCACCCGCCCGATGGGCCGGCTGGTCGGCCGCTACGGGCTCCGCACGCGGATCGACAACCGCGACTGGGATCCCGTACCGCTGTCGCCCGTGGAAGCGGTCCCGATGATCGCGCCGACCCCGCTGCTGATCGTGCACGGCGACCGCGACCCGTACTTCCCCGTCGACCACCCGCGGATGCTGGCGGAGGCCGGCGGGTGCGAGCTGTGGCTGGAGCGCGGCATGGGACACGCCGAGAACGCGGCGGACGAGGAGCTGCTCGCCCGACTGGGGGACTGGCTCACCCGCCGATAG